One part of the Mesorhizobium sp. M4B.F.Ca.ET.058.02.1.1 genome encodes these proteins:
- a CDS encoding LLM class flavin-dependent oxidoreductase, whose translation MELGLYTFADVSPEPGPGAIGPHERLRNLIEEIELADQVGLDVFGLGEHHRPDYAASAPVVALAAAAERTRRIKLTSAVTVLSSDDPVRVFQQFATLDLLSGGRAEIMAGRGSFIESFPLFGFNLEDYDELFAEKLDLLLAIRDHVKVTWQGRLRAPINGRGVYPRPFQEKLPVWIAIGGTPQSAARAGALGLPLALAIIGGEPARFAPLFEVYRQAARRAGNDPASLATSLNVHGFIAETTEQAADDFYAPQAEVMNRIGRERGWGPTSRAHFDQSRGPNGALFVGNPEQVAEKIVAQHRIFNNDRFLLQMAIGTMPHAKIMKAIELYGTRVAPIVRRETAKIAPAEPVA comes from the coding sequence ATGGAACTCGGTCTCTACACTTTCGCTGACGTCAGCCCGGAACCCGGGCCGGGCGCCATCGGCCCGCATGAGCGGTTGCGCAATCTGATCGAGGAGATCGAACTGGCCGACCAGGTCGGCCTCGACGTGTTCGGACTGGGCGAGCACCACCGCCCCGACTACGCCGCCTCGGCGCCGGTCGTGGCGCTTGCCGCAGCGGCCGAGCGCACCAGGCGCATCAAGCTGACCAGCGCTGTCACCGTGCTCTCCTCCGACGATCCGGTGCGCGTCTTCCAGCAGTTCGCGACGCTCGACCTGCTGTCCGGCGGCCGCGCCGAGATCATGGCCGGACGCGGCTCCTTCATCGAATCCTTCCCGCTGTTCGGCTTCAACCTCGAAGACTATGACGAGCTGTTCGCCGAGAAGCTCGACCTGCTGCTCGCCATCCGCGATCACGTCAAGGTGACGTGGCAAGGACGCCTGCGCGCGCCGATCAACGGCCGTGGCGTCTATCCGCGCCCCTTCCAGGAGAAACTGCCGGTCTGGATCGCCATCGGTGGCACCCCGCAGTCCGCCGCCCGCGCGGGCGCGCTCGGCCTGCCGCTGGCGCTCGCCATCATCGGCGGCGAGCCGGCGCGCTTTGCGCCGCTGTTCGAGGTCTATCGTCAGGCCGCCAGACGGGCCGGCAACGATCCGGCAAGCCTCGCCACCAGCCTCAACGTGCACGGCTTCATCGCCGAAACCACCGAGCAGGCGGCGGACGATTTCTACGCGCCGCAAGCCGAGGTGATGAACCGCATCGGCCGCGAGCGCGGCTGGGGTCCGACCTCGCGGGCGCATTTCGACCAGTCGCGCGGGCCGAACGGCGCCTTGTTCGTCGGCAATCCCGAACAGGTGGCGGAGAAAATCGTCGCCCAGCACCGGATCTTCAACAATGACCGCTTCCTGCTGCAGATGGCGATCGGCACCATGCCGCACGCCAAGATCATGAAGGCGATCGAGCTCTACGGCACCAGGGTGGCGCCGATCGTCCGCAGGGAGACCGCGAAGATCGCGCCCGCCGAGCCCGTCGCCTGA
- a CDS encoding cation diffusion facilitator family transporter — MAGHGGSKKVIYAALAGNLAIALTKFAAAAFTGSSAMLSEGVHSLVDTGNGGLLLYGMHRAARPPDRSHPLGHGRELYFWSFIVALLVFALGAGVSFYEGVVHIMAPEPVANVMVNYVVLGLSFLFEGSSWYVALMAFRREKGRLGWFEAVRLSKDPSVYTVLFEDSAALLGLVVAFAGILAAEVFAMPELDGAASIGIALILGSTAIFLARESKGLLIGEPALPEVQKRVLAIVQQDPAVRRANGVVTVHMGPQEIVAGLSVEFEDHLTAPEIEVCVERLEARLKTEMPEITRLFVKPQTTGTWEQRRKLIDAASGDQPI; from the coding sequence ATGGCTGGGCATGGCGGATCGAAAAAGGTCATCTACGCGGCGCTTGCCGGTAATCTGGCGATCGCGTTGACCAAATTCGCCGCCGCGGCCTTCACCGGCAGTTCGGCGATGCTTTCGGAAGGCGTGCATTCGCTGGTCGACACCGGCAATGGCGGGCTGCTGCTCTACGGCATGCATCGCGCCGCCCGCCCGCCCGATCGCAGCCATCCGCTCGGCCATGGCCGCGAGCTCTATTTCTGGAGCTTCATCGTCGCCCTCCTCGTCTTCGCGCTTGGCGCCGGCGTGTCGTTCTACGAAGGCGTGGTGCACATCATGGCGCCGGAGCCGGTCGCCAATGTCATGGTCAACTATGTCGTGCTCGGCCTTTCCTTCCTGTTCGAGGGCAGTTCCTGGTATGTGGCGCTGATGGCGTTCCGCCGTGAGAAGGGCAGGCTGGGCTGGTTCGAGGCGGTGCGGCTCAGCAAGGATCCAAGCGTCTATACGGTGCTGTTCGAGGACAGCGCGGCGCTGCTCGGCCTGGTCGTCGCCTTTGCCGGCATATTGGCGGCGGAAGTCTTTGCCATGCCCGAGCTCGACGGCGCCGCCTCGATCGGCATCGCGCTGATCCTCGGCTCGACCGCGATCTTCCTGGCGCGCGAGAGCAAGGGCTTGCTCATAGGCGAGCCGGCATTGCCGGAGGTGCAGAAGAGGGTGCTGGCCATCGTGCAGCAGGATCCAGCGGTGCGGCGGGCGAACGGCGTTGTCACCGTCCATATGGGACCGCAAGAGATCGTCGCCGGCCTGAGCGTCGAGTTCGAGGACCATCTGACGGCGCCCGAGATCGAAGTCTGCGTCGAGCGGCTGGAGGCGCGGCTGAAAACCGAGATGCCGGAGATCACGCGGCTGTTCGTCAAGCCGCAGACGACCGGAACGTGGGAGCAACGCCGCAAGCTGATCGACGCCGCGTCCGGCGACCAGCCGATTTAG
- a CDS encoding AI-2E family transporter gives MKAEPTASGSAGAAGSPDPREAARADTHLMRSLLIGIFILMTVYALYFGRAFFMPVILAFLLALTLTPIVRFLRQRGVPDALSATLLVLMSVIFVAGAGYLLSGPVIDLINKAPSIGLQLTERLAQLRQPFEKIMQISHQLEGLTETSQEPDVQKVVLAQSGMLSSAAGNILSAGTGITIVFVLSLFLLASGTMFYEKIIQSFASLSEKKRALRVVYDVEREISHYLLTVTIINAGLGTVIGLGLWGLGMPNPMVWGAAAALLNFLPYVGALMTILLVTVIALISFDSISYALLAPAFVLLCDLVEGQFVTPMVVGRRLEINAVAVFIAIAFWSWLWGFVGALMAVPLLVVIKVFCDHFEGLSHVGNFLAAQHSVVVEEDTAEENGKVRT, from the coding sequence ATGAAGGCCGAACCGACCGCTTCGGGTAGCGCCGGTGCCGCAGGGAGTCCGGACCCGCGCGAGGCCGCGCGAGCGGACACGCATTTGATGCGGTCCCTGCTCATCGGCATCTTCATTCTGATGACCGTCTATGCGCTCTATTTCGGGCGCGCCTTCTTCATGCCGGTGATCCTCGCCTTCCTGCTGGCGCTGACGCTCACGCCGATCGTGCGCTTCCTGCGCCAGCGCGGCGTGCCCGATGCGCTGTCTGCAACGCTGCTTGTGCTCATGTCGGTGATTTTCGTCGCCGGCGCCGGCTATCTGCTCAGCGGCCCGGTCATTGACCTCATCAACAAGGCCCCCTCGATCGGCCTGCAGCTGACCGAGCGCCTGGCACAGCTCAGGCAGCCGTTCGAAAAGATCATGCAGATCTCGCATCAGCTGGAAGGGTTGACCGAGACCTCGCAGGAGCCCGACGTCCAGAAGGTCGTGCTGGCGCAATCCGGCATGTTGTCTTCCGCCGCCGGCAACATCCTGTCGGCGGGCACCGGCATCACCATCGTCTTCGTGCTGTCGCTGTTCCTGCTCGCCTCGGGCACGATGTTCTACGAGAAGATCATCCAGTCGTTCGCCAGCCTCAGCGAGAAGAAGCGGGCCTTGCGGGTCGTCTACGACGTCGAGCGCGAGATCTCGCATTACCTGCTTACCGTTACCATCATCAATGCCGGCCTCGGCACGGTAATTGGCCTGGGCCTGTGGGGGCTCGGCATGCCCAACCCAATGGTCTGGGGCGCGGCCGCCGCCTTGCTCAACTTCCTGCCCTATGTCGGGGCGCTGATGACGATCCTGCTGGTCACGGTGATCGCGCTGATCAGCTTCGACTCGATCTCCTATGCGCTGCTGGCGCCGGCCTTCGTGCTTCTGTGCGACCTGGTAGAGGGCCAGTTCGTGACACCGATGGTGGTCGGCAGACGCCTGGAGATCAACGCGGTGGCGGTCTTCATCGCCATTGCCTTCTGGTCGTGGCTGTGGGGCTTCGTCGGCGCGCTGATGGCGGTACCGCTGCTGGTCGTCATCAAGGTCTTCTGCGACCACTTCGAAGGGCTGAGCCATGTCGGCAATTTCCTGGCGGCACAGCACAGCGTCGTCGTCGAGGAGGATACGGCCGAGGAGAACGGCAAGGTCCGGACCTGA
- a CDS encoding DNA recombination protein RmuC, giving the protein MNDLSSILSEPVARLGASTLTLGHMLAFGAILFLGLFVALVIALWRSAKARTIAAAEAADHARDAEARMAGILQAQAEMQGRMGAIAEVFGARQAELTQSIGQRLDAMTGRIGQTMTEQTKSTHESLAKLQERLAVIDTAQGNIQSLAGQVVQLQAILSNKQTRGAFGQSRMETIVADGLPHGAYEFQATLSNGSRPDCLVRMPNGAPSLAIDAKFPLEAWNAIRAAEGAEMQKTAAQAFRRDIEVHIRDIADKYLLQGETQDTAFMFVPSESVFAEIHENFEAVVQKAHRARVVIVSPSLLMLSIQVIQAILKDARMREQAHLIQGEVIRLMEDVGRVDERVRRLQTHFTQSAKDIDDILVSTSKVTKRGQKIEALEFGEGEAEAPRGGSRVEAGARVADSKTGQLRLRVVEDGD; this is encoded by the coding sequence ATGAACGACCTGAGCTCCATCCTTTCCGAACCCGTGGCCCGGCTCGGCGCCAGCACGCTCACGCTCGGCCATATGCTGGCCTTCGGAGCGATCCTGTTCCTCGGCCTCTTCGTTGCGCTGGTCATCGCGCTGTGGCGCTCGGCCAAGGCACGCACGATCGCCGCGGCGGAGGCCGCCGACCATGCACGCGACGCCGAGGCGCGGATGGCTGGCATCCTGCAGGCCCAGGCCGAGATGCAGGGGCGCATGGGTGCTATCGCCGAAGTGTTCGGGGCGCGGCAGGCCGAGCTCACCCAGTCGATCGGCCAGCGTCTCGACGCCATGACCGGCCGCATCGGCCAGACCATGACCGAGCAGACCAAATCGACGCATGAGAGCCTGGCCAAGCTGCAGGAACGGCTGGCGGTGATCGATACCGCGCAAGGCAACATCCAGTCGCTCGCCGGCCAGGTCGTGCAGCTGCAGGCGATCCTCTCCAACAAGCAGACGCGCGGCGCCTTCGGCCAGTCGCGCATGGAGACGATCGTCGCCGATGGCCTGCCGCATGGTGCCTATGAATTCCAGGCGACCTTGTCGAACGGCAGCCGGCCGGACTGCCTGGTGCGTATGCCGAACGGCGCACCGTCGCTCGCCATCGACGCCAAATTCCCGCTGGAGGCCTGGAACGCCATCCGCGCCGCCGAAGGCGCGGAGATGCAGAAGACCGCGGCGCAGGCCTTCCGGCGCGATATCGAGGTGCATATCCGCGATATCGCCGACAAATACCTGCTCCAGGGCGAAACGCAGGACACCGCCTTCATGTTCGTGCCCTCGGAATCGGTATTCGCCGAGATTCACGAGAATTTCGAGGCGGTGGTGCAGAAGGCGCACCGGGCCCGCGTCGTCATCGTCTCGCCGTCGCTGTTGATGCTGTCGATCCAGGTCATCCAGGCAATCCTGAAGGATGCCCGCATGCGCGAGCAGGCGCATCTGATCCAGGGCGAGGTGATCCGGCTGATGGAGGATGTGGGGCGTGTCGACGAGCGGGTACGCCGGCTGCAGACGCATTTTACCCAGTCGGCCAAGGACATCGACGACATTCTGGTCTCGACGTCTAAAGTGACCAAGCGCGGCCAGAAGATCGAGGCGCTGGAGTTTGGCGAAGGCGAAGCGGAGGCGCCGCGCGGCGGCAGCAGGGTCGAGGCCGGCGCCAGAGTGGCGGATTCCAAGACCGGCCAGTTGAGGCTGAGGGTTGTCGAGGACGGCGACTGA
- a CDS encoding arylamine N-acetyltransferase translates to MTNASFDLDAYFARIGYRGPTEVSLATLKALHRQHPQAIPFENLDPFLGHPVKLDPASLQDKVLARGRGGYCYEHNLILLHALTALGFEVSGLAARVLWGQTDDAVTARSHMLLRVELDGRTHLADVGFGGLTLTAPLLLEAGPEQQTPHETFRLVETDDHFRLQVELGGAWRNVYRFDMQRSYEVDYAVSSHFLSTHPSSHFLSSVIAARALPDRRYALRNNRLSTHHVGGRTEQREIATAAELADVLENQIDIVIPDRPAFEARLREKSIVER, encoded by the coding sequence ATGACCAACGCCTCCTTCGACCTGGATGCCTATTTCGCCCGTATCGGCTATCGCGGTCCGACCGAGGTGTCGCTGGCGACGCTGAAAGCGCTGCACCGGCAGCATCCGCAGGCGATCCCGTTCGAGAACCTCGATCCGTTTCTCGGGCATCCGGTCAAGCTCGATCCCGCCTCGCTGCAGGACAAGGTGTTGGCGCGCGGCCGCGGCGGCTATTGCTATGAGCACAATCTGATCCTCTTGCATGCGCTGACGGCGCTCGGCTTCGAGGTGAGCGGCCTTGCCGCGCGGGTCCTGTGGGGCCAGACCGACGACGCCGTTACCGCGCGCAGCCACATGCTGCTGCGTGTCGAGCTCGACGGCCGCACCCATCTTGCCGATGTCGGCTTCGGCGGGCTGACGCTGACGGCGCCGCTGCTGCTCGAAGCCGGACCCGAGCAGCAGACCCCGCATGAAACCTTCCGCCTCGTGGAGACGGACGATCACTTCCGCCTGCAGGTGGAACTCGGCGGCGCCTGGCGCAACGTCTACCGCTTCGACATGCAGCGCAGCTACGAGGTCGACTATGCGGTCAGCAGCCACTTCCTGTCGACGCATCCGAGCTCGCATTTCCTGTCCTCGGTGATCGCGGCGCGCGCCCTGCCCGACCGGCGCTACGCGCTGCGCAACAACCGGCTGTCGACGCATCATGTCGGCGGCCGCACCGAGCAGCGGGAGATCGCGACGGCGGCCGAACTTGCCGACGTGCTGGAAAACCAGATCGACATCGTCATCCCGGACCGGCCTGCCTTCGAGGCCAGGCTGCGGGAAAAGAGCATCGTGGAGCGCTGA
- a CDS encoding LLM class flavin-dependent oxidoreductase has product MTALSVLDLSPIAEGSDASRSLANSLDLARHAERLGYRRYWLAEHHNMPGIASAATSVVIAHVAGGTKTIRVGAGGIMLPNHAPLVIAEQFGTLAALFPGRIDLGLGRAPGTDMMTARALRRNLEASDNFPQDVVELMGYFQPAEEGQRIRAVPGEGQKVPVWILGSSLYGAQLAALLGLPYAFASHFAPAELDHALEVYRSRFQPSAELDRPYVMLGLNVFAAPTDAEARHLFTSLQQAFVNLRTGRPGRLPPPVEGYEQTLDPMAKTMLGQALSCAVVGSPETVRLGIDAFVRRTGADELMVTAQIFDHAARVRSFEILAYVHKSLSRAA; this is encoded by the coding sequence ATGACAGCCCTTTCCGTCCTTGACCTGTCGCCGATCGCCGAAGGCAGCGATGCCTCGCGCTCGCTGGCGAACTCGCTCGACCTCGCCCGCCATGCCGAACGCCTCGGCTACAGGCGTTACTGGCTGGCCGAGCATCACAACATGCCGGGCATAGCCAGTGCCGCGACTTCGGTGGTCATCGCCCATGTCGCCGGGGGCACAAAAACGATCCGCGTCGGCGCCGGCGGCATCATGCTGCCCAACCATGCGCCGCTGGTCATCGCCGAGCAGTTCGGCACGCTGGCGGCGTTGTTTCCCGGCCGCATCGACCTCGGGCTAGGCCGCGCGCCGGGCACCGACATGATGACCGCCAGGGCGCTGCGCCGCAATCTCGAGGCCAGCGATAATTTCCCGCAGGACGTCGTCGAGCTGATGGGCTATTTCCAGCCGGCCGAGGAGGGTCAACGCATCCGCGCCGTGCCCGGCGAAGGCCAAAAGGTGCCGGTCTGGATCCTCGGCTCCAGCCTGTACGGCGCGCAACTCGCCGCCCTGCTCGGCCTTCCTTACGCCTTCGCCTCGCATTTCGCGCCGGCCGAGCTAGACCATGCACTTGAGGTCTACCGCTCGCGCTTCCAGCCGTCGGCCGAACTCGACAGGCCGTATGTCATGCTTGGCCTCAACGTCTTCGCCGCGCCGACCGACGCCGAGGCACGGCATTTGTTCACTTCGCTGCAGCAGGCCTTCGTCAATCTGCGCACCGGCCGGCCCGGCCGGTTGCCGCCGCCGGTCGAGGGCTACGAGCAGACGCTGGACCCGATGGCGAAGACCATGCTGGGCCAGGCGCTGTCCTGCGCCGTCGTCGGGTCGCCGGAGACGGTGAGGCTCGGCATCGATGCCTTCGTACGCCGCACTGGCGCCGACGAGCTGATGGTGACGGCGCAGATCTTCGACCATGCGGCCAGGGTGCGCTCGTTCGAGATCCTTGCCTACGTCCACAAGTCGCTGTCGCGGGCGGCCTGA
- a CDS encoding inositol monophosphatase family protein: MTNDLDARTRFAIDLARRAGELGLKYFRDLENLTVESKGHQDLVSDGDREVELFIRAAIADAYPRDGIVGEEHAPVVGTTGFVWVIDPIDGTANFVRGIPAWCVVIACAREGGTVVGVIHEPSTGETFHCHRDGGAFVNGRPIKASDAASLTEGSVGTGLSNRADTGHVAVLIRQIMAEGGVFYRNASGALMLAYAASGRLLGYIEEHMNAWDCLAGMLLVEEAGGTVLKPDPKTVISQGTLVIAGGTAIFSRSCGRFPSRRSGSDCGGCDVFARGGLCKSVRVRRQIGCDMRDLGIFPVIWRDRGRLAQNACAPCSLFLYTRQAVRRRNAGCRNGISCEQGLSLERLIRVLRACLAERLEQWQK, translated from the coding sequence GTGACCAACGACCTCGACGCGCGAACGCGCTTTGCCATCGACCTTGCGCGCCGCGCCGGCGAGCTCGGCCTGAAATATTTCCGCGACCTCGAAAACCTGACCGTCGAGAGCAAGGGCCATCAGGACCTGGTCTCGGACGGCGACCGCGAAGTCGAGCTGTTCATCCGCGCCGCCATTGCCGACGCCTATCCGCGGGACGGCATCGTCGGCGAGGAACATGCGCCGGTCGTCGGAACGACCGGCTTTGTCTGGGTGATCGACCCGATCGACGGCACCGCCAATTTCGTGCGCGGGATTCCGGCCTGGTGCGTGGTGATCGCCTGCGCCCGCGAGGGCGGGACCGTCGTCGGCGTGATCCACGAGCCCTCGACCGGCGAGACCTTCCACTGCCATCGTGATGGCGGCGCCTTCGTCAACGGCCGGCCGATCAAGGCGAGCGATGCCGCGAGCCTCACCGAAGGATCGGTGGGAACCGGCCTGTCCAACCGGGCCGATACCGGGCATGTCGCCGTGCTCATCCGCCAGATCATGGCTGAAGGCGGCGTCTTCTACCGCAACGCGTCGGGCGCGCTGATGCTGGCTTATGCCGCGTCCGGCCGGCTGCTCGGCTATATCGAGGAACACATGAACGCCTGGGATTGCCTGGCCGGCATGCTGCTTGTCGAGGAAGCCGGAGGCACGGTGCTGAAGCCCGATCCGAAAACCGTCATCAGCCAGGGAACGCTGGTGATCGCCGGCGGAACGGCGATTTTTTCCCGAAGCTGCGGGCGCTTTCCCAGCAGGCGTTCGGGCTCTGATTGTGGCGGCTGCGACGTTTTTGCCCGCGGCGGATTGTGCAAGTCCGTCCGTGTCCGGCGGCAAATCGGCTGCGATATGCGCGATTTAGGCATTTTTCCCGTCATCTGGCGGGATCGTGGACGCCTTGCGCAGAATGCTTGCGCCCCGTGCAGCCTGTTCTTATATACGCGCCAAGCCGTTCGGCGCCGGAACGCCGGTTGCCGGAACGGGATTTCTTGTGAACAGGGGCTTTCGTTGGAACGCCTGATCAGGGTCCTGAGAGCCTGCTTAGCGGAGAGACTAGAACAATGGCAAAAGTAA
- a CDS encoding DUF6481 family protein codes for MAIYREKDIFERRNAANEAKKALLERFKSKPAADDPAVLARQAERKAILEARAIREAEKARLKQEKLAREAAEKAAREAAAEAARIAAEEAAAAEAKIREAEENERISRLLADEAERKAKRDARYAARKARVGRTPPGFSAR; via the coding sequence TTGGCTATCTACAGGGAAAAAGACATTTTCGAGCGGCGCAATGCCGCGAACGAGGCAAAGAAGGCGCTTCTGGAGCGCTTCAAGTCAAAGCCGGCGGCGGACGATCCTGCAGTGCTGGCGCGACAAGCCGAACGCAAGGCAATCCTTGAGGCGCGCGCGATACGCGAAGCCGAAAAGGCCAGGCTGAAGCAGGAAAAGCTGGCCCGCGAAGCGGCTGAGAAGGCCGCGCGCGAGGCAGCTGCCGAGGCAGCGCGCATTGCCGCCGAAGAGGCGGCTGCGGCGGAGGCCAAGATCCGGGAAGCCGAAGAGAACGAGCGCATTTCCCGCTTGCTCGCCGACGAGGCCGAACGCAAGGCCAAGCGCGATGCGCGCTATGCCGCGCGCAAGGCGCGTGTCGGCCGGACGCCTCCGGGCTTCTCGGCCCGCTAA
- a CDS encoding GFA family protein codes for MKIDGGCHCGAITYEAEVDPEKTSICHCTDCQQLTGTAFRVTVPAPESNYRITSGSPKVYIKTGSSGAKRAQGFCGDCGSHLYATSVGDGPKIYGIRAGTSRQREELIPRKQVWHRSALQWLPEFQGMTTIEEQ; via the coding sequence ATGAAAATCGACGGCGGGTGCCATTGCGGCGCCATCACCTACGAAGCCGAGGTCGACCCCGAAAAGACCTCGATCTGCCACTGCACGGACTGCCAGCAATTGACTGGCACAGCCTTCCGCGTGACGGTTCCAGCCCCGGAAAGCAACTATCGGATCACCAGCGGCTCGCCGAAGGTCTACATCAAGACCGGATCCTCTGGCGCCAAGCGCGCGCAGGGCTTTTGCGGCGACTGCGGCTCCCATCTCTATGCGACCTCGGTCGGCGATGGGCCGAAGATTTATGGCATCAGGGCCGGTACGTCGCGTCAGCGCGAGGAACTGATTCCGAGAAAGCAGGTCTGGCACCGCTCCGCACTGCAATGGTTGCCGGAATTCCAGGGCATGACGACCATCGAGGAGCAGTAG
- the sugE gene encoding quaternary ammonium compound efflux SMR transporter SugE, protein MSWIYLFFAGLFEIGWAIGLKYTDGFSKLVPTVLTVASMIVSLGLLGLALKALPVGTAYAVWTGIGTVGTALLGIWLLGEPATVVRLACIGLIVCGIVGLKLVA, encoded by the coding sequence ATGTCGTGGATTTACCTGTTTTTCGCCGGCCTGTTCGAGATCGGCTGGGCGATCGGCCTGAAATACACTGACGGTTTCTCTAAGCTGGTGCCGACGGTGCTGACCGTCGCCTCGATGATCGTCAGCCTCGGCCTGCTCGGCCTGGCGCTGAAGGCGCTGCCCGTCGGCACCGCCTATGCGGTGTGGACCGGCATCGGCACCGTCGGCACCGCGCTGCTCGGCATCTGGCTGCTCGGCGAGCCGGCGACCGTGGTTCGGCTCGCCTGCATCGGCCTCATCGTCTGCGGCATCGTCGGCTTGAAGCTGGTGGCCTGA